The genomic interval CAATCCTTGGATTGATCAAGGGAAAAGTTTAGACTTTGATTACTTCTTTGTACGTAAAGTAATGTTTGTAAAGTACTCGCAAGGTTTTGTAGTAATGCCAGGTGGTTTTGGTACTATGGATGAGCTTTTTGAAGCGATTACATTAATACAAACCCATAAAATTGGTCGTTTTCCTATTATTTTAGTCGGAACAAAATTCTGGGGAGGTTTATTAGATTGGATAAAAAACACTCTTTTAGAAGAAGGAAATATTAGTGAAAAGGATTTAGACCTTTTTAGATTGGTAGATACTGCAGAGGAAGCTATTGAGCATCTTAATAATTTTTACGATAAATATCATTTTAAGCCTAATTTCTAAAATATTATATTAATTTACACTTTTATATAGCCTGTCTTTTTCTAGTAAGATAGGCTATTATAATATAAACCCTATTTAACACAATAAAGATTTAATTGAAAAATCGTTATTACATAGTACTAATTTGCTTCTTAGCATCCAGTTTTGTGTTTTCGCAGCAGAACTCTATCAGCATAAAATCTAAATTAGATACTGAAAAAGACGAGCTTAAAATTCAACAAGAAATTGTTTTTCACAACCCATCAGACTCTATATTAACTAAAGTCTACCTTCATAATTGGGCAAATAGTTACAGAGACAGAAAAACACCATTGTCTAAACGTTTTATTAAGGATTTTAGAAAAGATTTATACTTTGCAAAACCACAAGAATTAGGTTCATCTACCATAAAAAGTCTTTCTGTAGATTTTGAAAATGTCTATTTTAAAGAATTAGACAAGCAAGCAGACATCATAGAAATAGATCTTGACAAACCATTATATCCAAATTCAAAAATCACTATATCAATAACATATATTGTAAAAACACCCAATGCTCGTTTTACAAAATATGGTAAAACAAAAACAGGTTATCATCTTAGAAATTGGTATTTAACACCCGCTATTTACGACAATGGTTGGCAATTAATGAGTAATTTAAATTTAGATGATTTATACGAAAAAGGGACTGATTTTAAAATAGAAATCGATGTGCCTAAAGATTTAATTGTAGAATCTAATTTATATCAATACAAAACAAAAAAAGAAAACACAAACAGTTACTATTTAGTTGGAAAAAATAAAACCGATGTTATTGTTGGAATCAACAAAACACAACAACTAAAAACCTATAACACAAAAACAGTTACTGTACATACAGATGTTTTCTCTAAAGAATTAGATTACAATTTAACAACAAGTATCTTAAATAGAGAAATCCTTTTTATTCAAAAATATTTAGGAAAATATCCTCATGTAGAAATTTTTATTGATAAAGCTACCCAAAGTAAAAACCCAATCTATGGTTTAAATCAATTACCTAATTTCTTACGTCCATTTTCCGATACTTTTAAATGGGACGTTACAATGTTTAAGGCACTTACAAAAAGGTATATAGAAAACACCTTACTCTTAAACAAAAGAAAAGATTATTGGCTAATAGACGGAATACAAAACTATTTAATGATCGAATATGTAGAGGAATATTATCCAGAAGTAAAACTTCTAGGTAAAGTTTCTAACTCTTGGCTTGTAAAAGGATTTAATATTTCTAAATTAGATTTTAATGATAAATACCCCTTTGTATATCAATTTACAGCCCGTAAATTTTTAGATCAAGCATTAAATACTTCTGCAGACTCACTTTCAAATTTTAATAGAAAAATTGTTAGTAAATACAAAGCTGGCTTAGGTTTTCGTTTTTTAAAAGGATATTTAGGTGATAGTATCTTAAACCAAACAATTCAAGAATTTTATCAGGATAACCAATTAAAAATTACTTCAAGTAATCACTTCAACAAACTACTGTCTACTAAGACTACTAAAGATTTAGATTGGTTTTTTA from Polaribacter sejongensis carries:
- a CDS encoding TIGR00730 family Rossman fold protein; this encodes MTSDDRKIKEKLQTKTWNEIKTNDSWAIFKIMAEFVDGYERLSKIGPSVSIFGSARTKPDHPYYKLAEEVAFQLTRNGYGVITGGGPGIMEAGNKGAHRGKGSSVGLNIELPFEQHDNPWIDQGKSLDFDYFFVRKVMFVKYSQGFVVMPGGFGTMDELFEAITLIQTHKIGRFPIILVGTKFWGGLLDWIKNTLLEEGNISEKDLDLFRLVDTAEEAIEHLNNFYDKYHFKPNF
- a CDS encoding aminopeptidase — encoded protein: MFSQQNSISIKSKLDTEKDELKIQQEIVFHNPSDSILTKVYLHNWANSYRDRKTPLSKRFIKDFRKDLYFAKPQELGSSTIKSLSVDFENVYFKELDKQADIIEIDLDKPLYPNSKITISITYIVKTPNARFTKYGKTKTGYHLRNWYLTPAIYDNGWQLMSNLNLDDLYEKGTDFKIEIDVPKDLIVESNLYQYKTKKENTNSYYLVGKNKTDVIVGINKTQQLKTYNTKTVTVHTDVFSKELDYNLTTSILNREILFIQKYLGKYPHVEIFIDKATQSKNPIYGLNQLPNFLRPFSDTFKWDVTMFKALTKRYIENTLLLNKRKDYWLIDGIQNYLMIEYVEEYYPEVKLLGKVSNSWLVKGFNISKLDFNDKYPFVYQFTARKFLDQALNTSADSLSNFNRKIVSKYKAGLGFRFLKGYLGDSILNQTIQEFYQDNQLKITSSNHFNKLLSTKTTKDLDWFFNDFIKTNKKIDHKIESVKKEKDSISVTIKNKRNITTPLAIYAIKDEEIKLKKWVADVDSTKTVKFKKGDYDTFVLNYENLYPELNTLNNWKTVDKKILNKPLKFSFLKDISSPNYNQVFYQPDVNYNFYNGLILGVKLHNKPLIKRNFEFKIAPYYATKSNTVIGSFSLLYNQFFEKTKIYKVAYGLAGGTSDYAPNLSYKSLTPYVDITFKRKTLRDISSEYLRAKLIHIDKEIAPDAIRTDQDNYSVLSLSYNYSNPDIIKEFRYSFSTEFAKKFSKATLDLRFRTLTTTDTQLDFRFFAGVFFNNKTEGDYFSFGLDRSNDYLFQLNYLGRSESSGFFSQQYIINEGGFKSVLPTRFANQFMVSNNSSIGLWRWIEVYNDVAFLKNKNQPLYFAYENGIRFNFVHEIFEIYFPLYSNNGWEISQNAYPEKIRFSLSADVKSIYNFFKRGFL